The Methylobacterium currus genome contains a region encoding:
- a CDS encoding LpxA family transferase, protein MLRGPLVVGPRCVIGHGATLRGGAWLEEACTIGPGAELKASFLFAGMALAHFNFVGESVIGRGVNLEAGAVIANHRNEWPGATVAFRHEGATIETGLPKFGALVGDGARLGANAVVAPGAILAPGTVVSRLGLIDHGVPPDLR, encoded by the coding sequence GTGCTCAGAGGCCCGCTCGTCGTCGGGCCGCGCTGCGTCATCGGCCACGGCGCCACGTTGCGCGGCGGCGCCTGGCTGGAGGAGGCCTGTACGATCGGGCCGGGCGCGGAGCTGAAGGCTTCGTTCCTGTTCGCCGGTATGGCGCTCGCCCATTTCAACTTCGTCGGCGAGAGCGTGATCGGCAGGGGAGTGAACCTCGAGGCCGGTGCCGTCATCGCCAATCACCGCAACGAGTGGCCCGGCGCCACGGTGGCGTTCCGGCACGAGGGCGCGACGATCGAGACGGGACTCCCCAAGTTCGGCGCCCTCGTCGGGGACGGGGCGCGGCTCGGGGCCAACGCGGTGGTGGCCCCCGGCGCGATCCTGGCACCCGGCACGGTGGTGTCGCGCCTTGGGCTGATCGATCACGGCGTTCCGCCGGACCTCAGGTGA
- a CDS encoding DUF2336 domain-containing protein — protein MARSAADAPPDMSGLLDLARDRRLDMKPVLLRVQTDLFRAAPVRDVATIRAFESLACGLIPTVDSATAEIVAQKLAPLPDTPQSVLTLLAAHGGGARDAVLSLSPVLSTALLDAAGNGPELDAVIALRHDLSRALVDDLSLRDEPDVDLALARNTTAPLAGPALERLVERARGRSDLAALLLARDDLPAVDLAPLYLQASRERRAAIRDGVAARAALRPQNRAGMRAAGAALTAFAARGEPERFEVALGEALGMPGVSFRATEPERRDLLALALRAADLAEEEAVFIFLRLDPSIARSVEAVFGLTELFRAMDAATARDLVASILGSDPTGRSATPEQHRPAHGPASPRLRPAVAPALRPALPERTRKTR, from the coding sequence ATGGCCCGCTCCGCCGCCGACGCTCCGCCGGACATGTCCGGCCTCCTCGACCTCGCGCGAGACCGGCGTCTCGACATGAAACCGGTCCTGCTGCGGGTGCAGACGGACCTGTTCCGCGCCGCGCCCGTACGGGACGTCGCGACGATCCGGGCCTTCGAATCCCTGGCCTGCGGGCTGATCCCGACGGTCGATTCCGCCACGGCCGAGATCGTCGCCCAGAAGCTCGCACCGCTTCCCGACACGCCGCAGAGCGTGCTGACGCTGCTCGCCGCCCATGGCGGCGGCGCCCGCGACGCGGTGCTGTCCCTGAGCCCGGTCCTGTCGACGGCCCTGCTCGACGCCGCCGGCAACGGGCCGGAACTCGACGCGGTCATCGCCCTGCGGCACGATCTCAGCCGGGCGCTCGTCGACGACCTGAGCCTGCGCGACGAGCCGGATGTCGACCTGGCGCTCGCCCGCAACACGACGGCGCCGCTCGCCGGTCCCGCCCTGGAGCGGCTGGTCGAGCGGGCGCGCGGCCGGTCGGACCTGGCCGCGCTTCTGCTCGCCCGCGACGACCTGCCGGCGGTCGACCTCGCGCCCCTCTACCTGCAGGCGAGCCGCGAGCGCCGGGCGGCGATCCGCGACGGCGTCGCGGCCCGGGCGGCCCTGCGGCCGCAGAACCGGGCCGGCATGCGCGCCGCCGGGGCGGCGCTCACCGCCTTCGCCGCCCGCGGCGAGCCGGAACGGTTCGAGGTGGCGCTCGGCGAGGCCCTCGGCATGCCGGGGGTGAGCTTCCGCGCCACCGAGCCGGAACGGCGCGACCTGCTGGCGCTGGCGCTCCGCGCGGCCGACCTCGCCGAGGAGGAGGCGGTGTTCATCTTCCTGCGCCTCGATCCGTCCATCGCCCGCTCGGTCGAGGCGGTGTTCGGCCTGACCGAGCTGTTCCGCGCCATGGACGCCGCCACCGCCCGCGACCTCGTCGCCTCGATCCTCGGCAGCGATCCGACCGGACGCAGCGCCACCCCCGAGCAGCACCGTCCGGCCCATGGCCCGGCCTCGCCGCGCCTCCGCCCGGCCGTCGCCCCGGCCCTGCGCCCGGCCCTGCCGGAGCGGACCCGCAAGACCCGCTGA
- a CDS encoding 2-oxo acid dehydrogenase subunit E2: protein MSASLPVALPDIGDFKDVPVVEILVKPGDRIAVDDLLISIESDKATMEVPSPVAGVVTEILVAPGTRVSQGTTILMVDTSGEGAAPQPAPAAPPIPAPQASPAAPAPAPAAPATAVPAPDVAASSDIHATPSVRAYARELGVDLAGIPGTGPQGRILREDVLAFVRGQMAVPSPAAAPAASPPPAAASPSGIGAGLPAWPQVDHGKFGPVRRESLSRIQQISGQALARNWLTIPHVTNFDHADVTETEALRRELNGAARPGSHKVTMVAILIKAAAAALRAYPRFNAALDGDAVILKDYVHVGFAVDTPRGLLVPVVRDCDRKGLVEIAQEMGELAEQARSGTLPPSAMQGGGFSVSSLGGIGGDGFTPIINAPEVAILGAARSRIEPVWDGSTFQPRLILPVSLSWDHRAVDGAAAARFLSHLAAVLTDLRRGAL, encoded by the coding sequence GTGAGTGCCAGCCTGCCGGTCGCCCTGCCCGATATCGGCGACTTCAAGGACGTTCCGGTGGTCGAGATCCTGGTCAAGCCGGGGGACCGGATCGCCGTCGACGACCTCCTGATCAGCATCGAATCCGACAAGGCCACCATGGAGGTGCCCTCGCCGGTGGCGGGCGTGGTGACGGAGATCCTGGTGGCGCCGGGCACCCGGGTGTCGCAGGGCACGACGATCCTGATGGTCGATACGTCCGGCGAGGGCGCCGCGCCCCAGCCGGCACCTGCGGCCCCGCCGATTCCCGCGCCGCAAGCCTCCCCGGCGGCGCCTGCCCCGGCCCCTGCTGCTCCGGCGACAGCTGTTCCCGCGCCCGATGTCGCCGCCTCGTCCGACATCCACGCCACGCCCTCGGTGCGCGCCTATGCGCGCGAGCTCGGCGTCGATCTCGCGGGCATCCCGGGCACCGGCCCGCAAGGGCGCATCCTGCGCGAGGACGTGCTGGCCTTCGTCCGCGGCCAGATGGCGGTCCCCTCCCCCGCCGCAGCGCCGGCCGCCAGCCCGCCGCCCGCCGCCGCGTCGCCCTCCGGGATCGGCGCCGGCCTGCCGGCCTGGCCGCAGGTCGATCACGGCAAGTTCGGCCCGGTGCGGCGCGAATCACTCTCGCGCATCCAGCAGATCTCCGGCCAGGCGCTCGCCCGCAACTGGCTGACGATCCCGCACGTCACCAATTTCGACCACGCCGACGTCACCGAGACCGAGGCGCTGCGGCGCGAGCTGAACGGCGCCGCGCGGCCGGGCAGCCACAAGGTCACGATGGTGGCGATCCTGATCAAGGCCGCCGCCGCCGCGCTCCGGGCCTATCCGCGCTTCAACGCGGCGCTCGACGGCGATGCCGTGATCCTGAAGGACTACGTCCATGTCGGCTTCGCGGTCGACACGCCGCGGGGCCTGCTGGTGCCGGTGGTGCGCGACTGCGACCGCAAGGGCCTCGTCGAGATCGCCCAGGAGATGGGGGAACTGGCCGAGCAGGCCCGCTCCGGCACGCTTCCCCCTTCGGCCATGCAGGGCGGCGGCTTCTCGGTCTCCTCGCTCGGCGGCATCGGCGGCGACGGCTTCACGCCGATCATCAACGCGCCCGAGGTGGCGATCCTGGGGGCGGCGCGCTCGCGCATCGAGCCGGTCTGGGACGGCAGCACCTTCCAGCCGCGGCTGATCCTGCCCGTGAGCCTGTCCTGGGACCACCGGGCGGTGGACGGCGCCGCCGCGGCCCGCTTCCTCTCCCACCTCGCCGCCGTGCTCACCGACCTGCGCCGGGGCGCCCTGTGA
- a CDS encoding DUF1214 domain-containing protein — MLTEKIALPAAGRAASPGHRLPPRLLRGALRLRRVGTVGLVLYTLALGVGLGLASANWATRGRYPFGGVALNAWTAWPKIGSRDADPYVRAIHARTGEIPLALGEGLLLTALTDDAGRRLDPSCRYRVAGATPPARAWTLSVERRGHAKEVAKQGADQAVKHAAPAGAMPPPRTGFTSTEVLRDRDGRFSVIVSPTVQPGNWLPIPEGEGSIRLVLRLYDTPVAASTGVLEREGVPSITREDCL; from the coding sequence ATGCTGACCGAGAAAATCGCCCTTCCGGCCGCCGGGCGCGCCGCGTCCCCCGGCCATCGACTCCCGCCCCGGCTCCTGCGGGGGGCTTTGCGCCTGCGCCGGGTCGGGACCGTCGGGCTGGTGCTCTACACCCTCGCGCTCGGCGTCGGTCTGGGACTCGCCTCCGCGAACTGGGCGACGCGGGGGCGCTATCCGTTCGGGGGCGTCGCCCTCAATGCCTGGACGGCTTGGCCGAAGATCGGCTCGCGCGACGCCGACCCCTATGTGCGGGCGATCCATGCCCGCACCGGCGAGATCCCGCTGGCGCTCGGGGAGGGCCTGCTCCTCACCGCGCTCACCGACGATGCCGGACGCCGGCTCGATCCCTCCTGCCGCTACCGCGTCGCCGGCGCCACGCCGCCGGCCCGGGCCTGGACCCTGTCGGTGGAGCGGCGCGGCCACGCCAAAGAGGTGGCCAAGCAGGGGGCCGACCAGGCGGTCAAGCACGCGGCACCGGCCGGCGCGATGCCGCCGCCGCGCACCGGCTTCACCTCCACGGAGGTGCTGCGCGACCGCGACGGCCGCTTCTCGGTGATCGTGAGCCCGACCGTGCAGCCCGGCAACTGGCTGCCGATTCCCGAAGGCGAGGGCTCGATTCGGCTGGTGCTGCGGCTCTACGACACGCCGGTGGCGGCGAGCACCGGCGTGCTCGAGCGCGAGGGCGTGCCCTCGATCACCCGGGAGGATTGCCTGTGA
- a CDS encoding transglycosylase domain-containing protein: protein MLGFDAWLNDGLYNGGRSFGEAYGRFAERIQRRFRVRGVRRVVLDLASEGVTLGLAGAVVMLTLAQSAFNQTSENWLKAPDLAVTFLDRYGTEVGRRGIKHDDSLRIDEFPDILVKALISTEDRRFYEHWGIDPIGTLRAVTVNARGGGHVQGGSSLTQQLAKNLFLSNERSLERKVNEAFLALWLECHLTKNEILKLYLDRAYMGGGTFGAAAAADYYFGKNLKDITLPEAAMLAGLFKAPTKYAPHVNLPAARARAADVLHNMVEAGYLTEGQIQSALRNPATPVTRSRDISADYYLDWAFNEIKKLVDEGKLKKERVLVVKTPLDLAIQKRADQAVENVLRQFGDAFDVEQAALVTMDPDGAVRAMVGGADYGQSQFNRATDALRQPGSSFKPYVYAAALATGQWRPESRVVDRPVCIGNWCPANYGRSFAGTVPLWVAVAKSINTIPVQFSIAMGKQLGETHDARAAKLGRAKIIELAHKMGITSNLVDSVSLPIGSAEVTVLDQAAGYSVFANGGRRAKPYAATEIRTGAGEVIYRHDTSEAPPEQLLSTRVVADMNYMLNKVVDEGTGRKAAVEGVRTAGKSGTTNAYRDAWFVGYTGNLVTAVWYGNDDHSSTKNLTGGSLPAITFHEVMAPAHQGIEIKPMPGFDSDKAGARTAQGPAPATPPPGAPAGALSRRSFEVLGGLGHLFRSVESPAPGRAAFNTVGGQVGVP from the coding sequence ATGCTCGGCTTCGACGCCTGGCTGAATGACGGCCTCTACAATGGCGGCCGGTCGTTCGGCGAGGCCTATGGGCGCTTCGCGGAGCGGATCCAGCGCCGCTTCCGGGTGCGGGGCGTCAGGCGCGTCGTCCTCGACCTCGCGAGCGAGGGCGTGACGCTGGGGCTCGCCGGCGCCGTGGTGATGCTGACGCTCGCCCAGTCGGCCTTCAACCAGACCAGCGAGAACTGGCTCAAGGCGCCGGACCTCGCCGTGACCTTCCTCGACCGCTACGGCACCGAGGTCGGACGGCGCGGCATCAAGCACGACGATTCGCTGCGCATCGACGAGTTTCCCGACATCCTGGTCAAGGCGCTGATCTCGACCGAGGACCGGCGCTTCTACGAGCATTGGGGCATCGACCCGATCGGGACCTTGCGCGCCGTGACGGTGAATGCCCGCGGCGGCGGCCACGTCCAGGGCGGCTCCTCGCTCACCCAGCAGCTCGCCAAGAACCTCTTTTTGTCGAACGAGCGCTCGCTCGAGCGCAAGGTCAACGAGGCGTTCCTGGCCCTCTGGCTCGAATGCCACCTGACCAAGAACGAGATCCTGAAGCTCTACCTCGACCGGGCCTACATGGGCGGCGGCACCTTCGGGGCGGCGGCGGCGGCGGATTACTATTTCGGCAAGAACCTGAAGGACATCACCCTGCCGGAAGCCGCCATGCTGGCCGGCCTGTTCAAGGCGCCGACGAAGTACGCGCCGCACGTGAACCTGCCGGCGGCCCGCGCCCGGGCCGCGGACGTGCTGCACAACATGGTCGAGGCGGGCTACCTGACGGAAGGGCAGATCCAGTCGGCCCTGCGCAACCCGGCGACCCCGGTGACGCGCTCGCGCGACATCAGCGCCGATTACTACCTCGACTGGGCCTTCAACGAGATCAAGAAGCTCGTCGACGAGGGCAAGCTCAAGAAGGAGCGGGTGCTGGTCGTCAAGACCCCGCTCGACCTCGCGATCCAGAAGCGGGCCGACCAGGCGGTGGAGAACGTGCTGCGCCAGTTCGGCGACGCCTTCGACGTCGAGCAGGCGGCGCTCGTGACCATGGACCCGGACGGGGCGGTGCGGGCGATGGTCGGCGGGGCCGATTACGGCCAGAGCCAGTTCAACCGCGCCACCGATGCGCTGCGCCAGCCCGGCTCGTCCTTCAAGCCCTATGTCTACGCCGCGGCCCTCGCCACCGGGCAGTGGCGGCCCGAGAGCAGGGTCGTCGACCGGCCGGTCTGCATCGGCAATTGGTGCCCGGCCAATTACGGCCGCTCCTTCGCCGGCACCGTGCCCCTATGGGTCGCGGTGGCGAAATCGATCAACACCATCCCGGTGCAGTTCTCGATCGCCATGGGCAAGCAGCTCGGCGAGACCCACGACGCCCGGGCGGCCAAGCTCGGCCGGGCCAAGATCATCGAGCTCGCCCACAAGATGGGCATCACCTCGAATCTGGTCGATTCGGTCTCGCTGCCGATCGGCTCGGCCGAGGTGACGGTGCTCGACCAGGCCGCCGGCTACTCGGTCTTCGCCAATGGCGGCAGGCGGGCCAAGCCCTATGCGGCGACCGAGATCCGCACCGGGGCCGGCGAGGTGATCTACCGCCACGACACCAGCGAGGCGCCCCCCGAGCAGCTGCTCTCGACCCGGGTCGTCGCCGACATGAACTACATGCTCAACAAGGTCGTCGACGAGGGCACCGGCCGCAAGGCGGCGGTGGAGGGCGTGCGCACCGCCGGCAAGTCGGGCACCACCAATGCCTACCGGGATGCCTGGTTCGTCGGCTATACCGGCAACCTCGTGACGGCCGTCTGGTACGGCAACGACGACCATTCCTCGACCAAGAACCTGACCGGCGGCTCGCTGCCGGCGATCACCTTCCACGAGGTGATGGCCCCGGCCCACCAGGGCATCGAGATCAAGCCGATGCCGGGCTTCGACTCCGACAAGGCCGGCGCCCGCACCGCGCAAGGCCCCGCCCCGGCGACGCCGCCCCCCGGCGCGCCGGCCGGCGCCCTGTCGCGCCGCTCCTTCGAGGTGCTGGGCGGCCTCGGCCACCTGTTCCGCTCGGTGGAGAGCCCGGCTCCGGGACGGGCGGCGTTCAACACGGTGGGCGGGCAGGTCGGGGTGCCGTGA
- a CDS encoding adenylate/guanylate cyclase domain-containing protein — translation MDESDALLAALHRTAEPKAAQAVEHLLRHGSDAELARINAVHLAAAAGLDDEPVIAALLHGARLGLVEMAWNVLCPSCGGVIEAPGSLRGVKASGYHCAFCALDSEPVLDDTVEVTFTVSPRFRRIAAHDPDGLGLWDYQRQVFFGSGVAFPEPAEFAALAQRATVDSVELRAGERMILALQLGPEPLIVLDPVTHAAHSLAIEGEPTLERQDLALVFDTARTTAGRGTFRSGPLRLSLDNRSHGRVLPTIFRVGPELDALLGGRRPFLTAKRLLSNQTFRDLYRTDTLDIDQRLKILSLTFLFTDLKGSTELYARVGDLVAYDLVRAHFRILHEIVAAEGGAVVKTIGDAVMATFMGPHRAVAAALRMRAAMQALNVQRGADDLVLKIGLHEGPCLAVSLNDRQDYFGQTVNVAARVQQLAAAGGIFATGSVLRHEEAARHLAEHGITARVELRALRGIGEPVPVHEFT, via the coding sequence ATGGACGAGAGCGATGCCCTCCTCGCCGCACTCCACCGGACGGCCGAGCCCAAGGCCGCCCAGGCCGTGGAGCATCTGCTCCGCCACGGGTCCGATGCGGAACTGGCGCGGATCAACGCCGTGCATCTCGCCGCGGCGGCGGGCCTCGACGACGAGCCGGTGATCGCCGCGCTCCTGCACGGCGCACGGCTCGGCCTGGTCGAGATGGCCTGGAACGTGCTGTGCCCGAGCTGCGGCGGCGTGATCGAGGCTCCGGGGAGCCTGCGCGGCGTGAAGGCATCGGGCTATCACTGCGCCTTCTGCGCCCTCGACAGCGAGCCGGTCCTCGACGACACGGTCGAGGTGACGTTCACGGTGAGCCCCCGGTTCCGGCGCATCGCCGCGCACGACCCCGACGGGCTTGGCCTATGGGACTACCAGCGCCAGGTCTTCTTCGGCTCCGGCGTCGCCTTCCCGGAGCCGGCGGAATTCGCCGCGCTGGCGCAGCGGGCGACCGTCGACTCGGTCGAGCTGCGCGCCGGCGAGCGGATGATCCTGGCGTTGCAGCTCGGGCCCGAGCCGCTGATCGTGCTCGATCCCGTCACCCACGCCGCCCACAGCCTCGCCATCGAGGGCGAGCCGACGCTCGAACGCCAGGACCTCGCCCTGGTCTTCGACACCGCGCGGACGACGGCGGGCCGCGGCACGTTCCGGTCCGGACCCTTGCGCCTCTCCCTCGACAACCGGAGTCACGGACGGGTACTGCCCACGATCTTCCGCGTCGGGCCGGAGCTCGACGCGCTGCTCGGCGGGCGGCGGCCCTTCCTCACCGCCAAGCGGCTCCTCAGCAACCAGACCTTTCGCGATCTCTACCGCACCGACACGCTCGACATCGACCAGCGGCTCAAGATCCTGAGCCTGACCTTCCTGTTCACCGACCTGAAGGGCTCGACCGAGCTTTACGCACGGGTCGGCGACCTCGTCGCCTACGACCTGGTGCGGGCGCATTTCCGGATCCTGCACGAAATCGTCGCCGCCGAGGGTGGGGCGGTGGTCAAGACGATCGGCGATGCCGTGATGGCGACCTTCATGGGCCCGCACCGGGCGGTGGCGGCGGCTTTGCGCATGCGGGCGGCGATGCAAGCCCTGAACGTACAGCGCGGGGCCGACGACCTCGTGCTCAAGATCGGGCTGCACGAGGGGCCCTGCCTGGCGGTGAGCCTCAACGACCGCCAGGACTATTTCGGGCAGACCGTGAACGTGGCGGCGCGGGTGCAGCAGCTCGCGGCGGCGGGCGGCATCTTCGCCACCGGCTCGGTCCTGCGCCACGAGGAGGCCGCGCGTCACCTCGCCGAGCACGGGATCACGGCCCGGGTCGAGCTGCGGGCCTTGCGCGGCATCGGCGAGCCGGTGCCGGTCCACGAATTCACCTGA
- a CDS encoding DUF6894 family protein, translated as MPRFYFHLWTPIGVNKDHVGCEFASMEVAYLDAFDAIGTMTVDLMRQKANPRQYGFEITDITGKTLFDLPFAEYLDQGRRSVVPPTSVGMQRTADELRRRQEAAAHALLRYRTLQIALEEQRAALQENLADTKRLLGEAQRFLVAFQPFRCV; from the coding sequence ATGCCGCGTTTCTATTTTCATTTGTGGACACCGATCGGAGTGAACAAAGACCATGTCGGCTGTGAATTTGCTAGCATGGAGGTGGCTTATCTCGATGCGTTCGATGCAATCGGGACGATGACCGTCGATTTGATGCGGCAGAAGGCAAACCCCCGGCAATACGGGTTCGAGATCACGGATATCACCGGAAAAACCCTGTTCGATTTGCCATTTGCCGAATATCTGGACCAAGGGCGGCGATCGGTGGTTCCACCGACATCGGTCGGGATGCAGCGGACCGCGGACGAGTTGAGGCGACGACAGGAAGCAGCGGCACATGCGCTGCTACGTTACCGCACTTTGCAGATAGCTCTTGAAGAACAACGCGCCGCCTTGCAGGAAAATCTGGCAGATACGAAGCGGCTTCTAGGTGAAGCGCAAAGGTTTTTGGTGGCGTTCCAGCCATTTCGGTGCGTGTGA
- a CDS encoding GNAT family N-acetyltransferase, whose product MQAYYGGSCPPQGEVGAALAGRPAGTEILVAEDGADLAGFATFSAVYPGPGLTGGLFLKELFVGAAHRGAGHGRALMRAVAAEALARGLGRVDWTADAGQPRLLAFYQGLGAAPKPDKVFFRLDGEALAALGGPERR is encoded by the coding sequence ATGCAGGCCTATTATGGCGGGTCGTGCCCCCCTCAGGGAGAGGTCGGGGCCGCGCTGGCCGGGCGCCCGGCCGGCACCGAGATCCTGGTGGCGGAGGATGGTGCCGATCTCGCCGGCTTCGCCACCTTCTCGGCGGTCTATCCCGGCCCGGGCCTTACGGGCGGCCTCTTCCTGAAGGAGCTGTTCGTCGGTGCCGCCCATCGGGGTGCCGGCCACGGCCGCGCCCTGATGCGCGCCGTGGCGGCAGAGGCTTTGGCACGCGGACTGGGGCGGGTCGACTGGACGGCGGATGCGGGCCAGCCGCGGCTGCTGGCGTTCTACCAGGGCCTCGGGGCGGCGCCGAAGCCGGACAAGGTGTTCTTCCGGCTGGACGGAGAAGCGCTCGCGGCGCTCGGCGGGCCGGAGCGACGCTGA
- a CDS encoding YcgN family cysteine cluster protein has translation MAKARSKPPRPPASRKAATPFWREKSLEALSPEEWESLCDGCGRCCLLKLEDEDTGEIHYTDIGCTLLDAGTCRCRDYPRRHLRVPDCVRLTPEAVRSLRWLPPTCGYRLVRDGQDLPWWHPLVSGTRRTVHEAGISVYGRVSGTEEEFEIDEMPDRIVDWPGQDPECQDPESQDPESRDPGSEDPQAGS, from the coding sequence GTGGCCAAAGCCCGCAGCAAACCCCCGCGCCCGCCCGCCTCCCGCAAGGCCGCGACCCCGTTCTGGCGCGAGAAGAGCCTGGAGGCCCTGAGCCCGGAGGAGTGGGAGAGCCTGTGCGACGGCTGCGGCCGCTGCTGCCTCCTCAAGCTCGAGGACGAGGATACGGGCGAGATCCACTACACCGATATCGGCTGCACGCTGCTGGATGCCGGCACCTGCCGCTGCCGCGACTACCCGCGGCGCCATCTCAGGGTGCCCGATTGCGTGCGGCTGACGCCCGAGGCGGTGCGCAGCCTGCGCTGGCTGCCGCCGACCTGCGGCTACCGTCTGGTGCGGGACGGGCAGGACCTGCCCTGGTGGCACCCCCTGGTCTCCGGCACCCGGCGCACGGTGCACGAGGCCGGCATCTCGGTCTACGGGCGCGTCAGCGGCACCGAGGAGGAGTTCGAGATCGACGAGATGCCGGACCGCATCGTCGACTGGCCGGGCCAGGATCCGGAATGCCAGGATCCCGAGAGCCAGGATCCCGAGAGCCGGGATCCCGGGAGCGAGGACCCGCAGGCCGGGTCGTGA
- a CDS encoding DHA2 family efflux MFS transporter permease subunit, translating to MRQARIVPLVVATALFMENTDSTVLATSLPAIAADMGEDPIALKLALTSYLVSLAIFIPISGWAADRYGARTVFRWALAVFMAGSLACAAADSLGWFVAARFLQGMGGAMMVPVGRLVLLRSVPKGELVQALATLTIPALVGPVIGPPLGGFITTALHWRWIFFINLPIGLAGILLATRYFQDIKEEARPPLDLVGFVLSGIGLASLMLGLASSGRHLLPEAASWACTGAGLVLCGLYLAHSRRVAHPVIRLDLLRYPTFRAAVLGGSLFRIGTGAIPFLLPLMLQLGFGLDPLHSGLITFAAAAGALFMKTIAARILRAFGFRAVLTLNAVVAAGLLAINGLFTAGTPHALIIVVLLIGGCFRSLQFTAVNAIAYADVDPRDMSAATSLASVAQQLSLSIGVAFGAFALQSAAEWHGRTEIRAEDFWPAFLAVAVLSGLSTLSFRRLAPEAGAEVSGHRIVQAKPAADAT from the coding sequence ATGCGCCAAGCCCGGATCGTCCCCCTCGTCGTCGCGACGGCCCTGTTCATGGAGAACACGGACTCGACCGTGCTCGCGACGTCGCTGCCGGCGATCGCCGCGGATATGGGCGAGGACCCGATCGCCCTGAAGCTGGCCCTGACCTCCTACCTGGTCAGCCTGGCGATCTTCATACCCATCAGCGGCTGGGCCGCCGACCGCTACGGCGCCCGCACGGTGTTCCGCTGGGCGCTCGCGGTGTTCATGGCCGGCTCGCTCGCCTGCGCGGCGGCGGATTCCCTCGGCTGGTTCGTCGCCGCCCGCTTCCTGCAGGGCATGGGCGGGGCGATGATGGTGCCGGTCGGACGCCTCGTGCTGCTGCGCAGCGTGCCGAAGGGCGAGCTGGTCCAGGCGCTTGCCACCCTCACCATCCCGGCCCTCGTCGGCCCGGTGATCGGGCCGCCGCTCGGCGGCTTCATCACCACGGCCTTGCACTGGCGCTGGATCTTCTTCATCAACCTGCCCATCGGGCTCGCCGGGATCCTGCTCGCCACCCGGTACTTCCAGGACATCAAGGAGGAGGCGCGCCCGCCCCTCGACCTCGTCGGCTTCGTCCTCTCAGGGATAGGGCTCGCGAGCCTGATGCTCGGCCTCGCCTCGAGCGGGCGCCACCTCCTGCCCGAGGCCGCGTCCTGGGCCTGCACCGGCGCCGGCCTCGTGCTGTGCGGGCTCTACCTCGCCCATAGCCGCCGGGTCGCGCATCCGGTGATCCGCCTCGATCTCCTGCGCTACCCGACCTTCCGGGCGGCGGTGCTCGGCGGCAGCCTGTTTCGCATCGGCACCGGGGCGATCCCGTTCCTGCTGCCCCTGATGCTGCAGCTCGGCTTCGGGCTCGACCCGCTGCACTCGGGCCTCATCACCTTCGCGGCCGCCGCCGGCGCCCTGTTCATGAAGACCATCGCCGCCCGCATCCTGCGCGCCTTCGGCTTCCGGGCGGTGCTGACCCTCAACGCGGTGGTGGCCGCCGGCCTGCTGGCGATCAACGGCCTGTTCACGGCGGGCACGCCGCATGCCCTCATCATCGTGGTGCTGTTGATCGGCGGCTGCTTCCGCTCGCTGCAATTCACCGCCGTCAACGCCATCGCCTATGCCGACGTCGATCCGCGCGACATGAGCGCGGCGACGAGCCTTGCCAGCGTCGCCCAGCAGCTCTCCCTGAGCATCGGGGTCGCCTTCGGCGCCTTCGCGCTCCAGTCCGCCGCCGAGTGGCACGGCCGCACCGAGATCCGGGCGGAGGATTTCTGGCCCGCCTTCCTGGCGGTGGCGGTCCTCTCCGGGCTGTCCACCCTGTCGTTCCGCCGCCTCGCCCCGGAGGCCGGCGCCGAGGTCTCGGGCCATCGCATCGTGCAGGCGAAGCCCGCCGCCGACGCCACGTGA
- a CDS encoding glycosyltransferase — protein sequence MYWTSTEINTAPAGPAWKQIYPDFRVFTDEDVAPLLPDEIKPIFGRIRLPSAKSDLARLLLLREFGGFYIDAHIGPTAPACLLSTLDKMFEYNLILFGKGWAMNTPADFDLMNGVLAARRKTPELDPLISKVTNNIVEQWHKEQATADYVPYNLFSLTGTYAIVESYFDHGPLRPELKTEFRDKIFIHYMKDNQQSGFEIAAFYNYRKPGGHWSERQTQERFFLD from the coding sequence ATGTATTGGACCAGCACGGAAATCAACACTGCACCCGCAGGGCCGGCATGGAAACAGATCTATCCGGATTTTCGGGTCTTTACCGACGAGGATGTCGCCCCGCTTCTACCCGATGAGATCAAGCCAATTTTCGGACGGATTCGCCTACCGTCGGCGAAGTCGGATCTGGCCCGTCTGCTTCTCCTGCGCGAGTTCGGCGGCTTCTACATCGACGCCCACATCGGACCGACAGCCCCGGCCTGCCTGCTGAGTACGCTCGACAAGATGTTCGAGTATAACCTCATCCTTTTCGGAAAGGGGTGGGCGATGAACACTCCAGCCGATTTCGACTTGATGAACGGTGTCCTCGCCGCCCGCAGGAAGACGCCGGAACTCGACCCCCTGATCTCCAAGGTGACCAACAACATCGTTGAACAATGGCACAAGGAACAGGCGACAGCCGATTACGTTCCGTATAATCTGTTCTCTCTGACCGGAACCTATGCCATCGTCGAGTCCTATTTCGACCACGGCCCTCTTCGTCCGGAATTGAAGACTGAGTTCCGAGACAAGATTTTTATCCATTACATGAAGGACAACCAGCAATCTGGCTTCGAAATCGCCGCTTTCTACAATTACCGTAAGCCGGGCGGCCATTGGAGCGAGCGCCAGACGCAGGAACGCTTCTTCCTGGATTGA